Proteins found in one Gigantopelta aegis isolate Gae_Host chromosome 12, Gae_host_genome, whole genome shotgun sequence genomic segment:
- the LOC121386167 gene encoding uncharacterized protein LOC121386167, with the protein MLKETLCILVVCLAVVIPEVAGDACKRYTVNGCSIPCKVHLFYKKQFTGACNRHDVCYNCGKARNRNRKTCDRSFLSNMRSTCSWWKATCWSAAYVYYLAVRAGGSKRYKQTSPSWCGESWVSGCMK; encoded by the exons ATGTTGAAAGAAACGCTGTGTATTCTGGTCGTCTGTCTGGCTGTAGTCATACCGGAAGTAGCCGGTGATGCGTGCAAGCGCTACACAGTAAACGGATGTAGCATCCCCTGTAAAGTGCACCTTTTCTACAAGAAACAATTCACGGGCGCTTGTAACAGACACGACGTTTGTTACAATTGT GGCAAGGCCAGGAATAGAAATCGAAAGACGTGCGATAGAAGTTTCCTGTCCAACATGAGGTCCACGTGTAGCTGGTGGAAAGCTACCTGTTGGTCGGCTGCCTATGTGTACTACCTGGCCGTCAGGGCCGGAGGGTCGAAGCGATACAAGCAGACGTCGCCATCGTGGTGCGGCGAGAGCTGGGTTTCCGGTTGCATGAAATAA